The following are from one region of the Arachis duranensis cultivar V14167 chromosome 10, aradu.V14167.gnm2.J7QH, whole genome shotgun sequence genome:
- the LOC107471777 gene encoding B3 domain-containing transcription factor VRN1 translates to MASSNYQQNDYSPSNSPVIRFFKVILGKTLQDENFKLPKKFTRKYGSNLSNPLYLKPPDGTEWRVDWIIHDGGILFKEGWKEFVAYYSLDDGHVLRFEYNIGTSHIEVQISDMSGLQIKYPVNDQIKEHPPQHRVEPVERPKEQQTRDVDSSPNTQNMRLNEVRQKKISNEPLLGVRGQLRKKLRAPVSSASKGRQLENDTQIREGIKFEKKNHKMPVSINQDSNGKRNRKSKDFESSVSPCLARPESLKKAKKFKWEKPSFIIKIKQLSQMRAPRYFPTKFFRKYFVNNPQNANIRFGKKLFPVKLIYRPSSCDAFMSAGWNFFARASKLQAGDVCLFKLVNRKDPVFDVHICRRQRRESFSKSVTHEIQLLKEVTEINSQNPSFMVKIKDSDPRRSRPYLSAIFYRKYFKKNQQNVKLQFGKELWPVTIIYNPSSRNTFISAGWSSFARANKLEAGDVCVFELINKKDLFNVHVCRVQC, encoded by the exons ATGGCTTCCTCTAACTATCAACAAAACGACTATTCTCCTTCTAATTCTCCTGTGATCCGTTTCTTTAAGGTTATCCTCGGAAAAACTCTTCAAGATGAAAACTTT AAGTTACCAAAAAAGTTCACTAGAAAATATGGTTCTAACCTATCAAACCCATTGTATCTTAAGCCTCCAGATGGTACTGAATGGAGAGTAGATTGGATCATTCATGATGGTGGAATTTTGTTTAAAGAAGGTTGGAAAGAGTTTGTTGCATATTACTCTCTTGATGATGGCCATGTGTTACGGTTTGAGTATAATATTGGAACTTCTCACATTGAAGTACAAATATCTGACATGAGTGGCCTCCAAATAAAATATCCTGTCAATGATCAGATCAAAGAGCACCCGCCACAACACAGGGTCGAGCCGGTGGAAAGGCCAAAAGAACAACAAACTAGAGATGTGGATAGCAGTCCCAACACTCAAAACATGAGACTTAACGAGGTACGGCAGAAGAAAATATCGAATGAACCACTGCTAGGAGTCCGGGGCCAATTAAGGAAAAAACTGAGAGCACCAGTGTCATCTGCTTCTAAAGGTAGACAGTTGGAAAATGACACACAAATCAGGGAAggtattaaatttgaaaagaaaaaccaTAAGATGCCAGTGTCTATCAATCAAGATTCTAATG gcaaaagaaatagaaaaagcaaagaTTTTGAATCTTCTGTTAGTCCCTGTCTTGCAAGACCTGAATCTCTGAAAAAAGCTAAGAAGTTCAAGTGGGAAAAGCCCTCTTTCATCATCAAGATAAAACAACTGTCTCAAATGAGAGCACCACGT TACTTTCCAACTAAATTCTTCAGGAAGTATTTTGTAAATAATCCACAAAATGCTAATATAAGGTTTGGAAAGAAGTTGTTCCCTGTTAAGTTGATCTATAGGCCATCATCATGTGATGCCTTTATGTCTGCTGGTTGGAACTTTTTTGCTCGAGCTAGTAAATTACAAGCCGGAGATGTTTGTTTGTTTAAGCTCGTCAATAGAAAAGATCCGGTGTTTGATGTTCATATTTGTCGTCGACAACGCCGTG AGTCATTTTCCAAATCAGTGACTCATGAGATTCAGCTCCTGAAAGAAGTTACGGAGATCAATTCACAGAATCCCTCTTTCATGGTCAAGATAAAAGACAGTGATCCAAGAAGATCAAGGCCT TACTTATCAGCTATCTTCtacagaaaatattttaaaaagaatcaGCAGAATGTAAAGTTACAGTTCGGAAAGGAGTTGTGGCCTGTTACGATAATCTACAATCCGTCATCAAGAAACACCTTTATTTCGGCTGGTTGGAGCTCTTTTGCTAGAGCAAATAAATTAGAAGCTGgagatgtttgtgtttttgaGCTCATCAATAAAAAAGATCTGTTTAATGTTCATGTCTGTAGAGTCCAATGCTAG
- the LOC107471775 gene encoding B3 domain-containing transcription factor VRN1, whose translation MASSISSDIRFFKIGLGKSLEDGNLKLPEKFSKKYGDGVPNPVYLKPPDGTAWKIDWSLYDGVIQFENGWNEFASYYALDNGNLLAFVYNETSNIKVHILDIIYGLEINYPSLDHIGHDNSIEILNELPPRGWPRKRLKAAPEVSSPSTGKILRSSVKTGDVEKGPDKQNWMQCCKNEEASQS comes from the exons ATGGCTTCCTCTATTTCCTCTGATATCCGTTTCTTCAAGATTGGTCTCGGAAAAAGCCTTGAAGATGGAAACCTT AAGTTACCAGAAAAGTTCAGTAAGAAATATGGTGATGGTGTTCCAAATCCAGTGTATCTGAAGCCTCCAGATGGCACTGCATGGAAGATAGATTGGTCTTTGTATGATGGTGTGATTCAATTTGAAAATGGTTGGAACGAATTTGCTTCATATTACGCTTTGGATAATGGCAATCTGCTGGCGTTTGTGTACAATGAAACTTCTAACATTAAAGTACACATTCTTGACATCATTTATGGCCTTGAAATAAACTATCCTTCCTTGGATCACATCGGCCATGACAATTCGATTGAGATCTTGAATGAACTGCCGCCACGAGGCTGGCCGAGGAAAAGACTGAAAGCAGCACCAGAAGTATCATCTCCTTCTACAGGTAAAATATTGAGGAGTTCTGTCAAAACTGGAGATGTAGAAAAGGGCCCTGATAAACAAAACTGGATGCAGTGTTGCAAGAATGAAGAAGCTAGTCAATCTTAA
- the LOC110276411 gene encoding uncharacterized protein LOC110276411, whose product SIELTTAPQPHSPFSPLRRTQHNTHTHHLTHAEEESSRKETPPCCQLRRRPARRRCRVKPERESVCNDERGGAVTKRVAAAEEGKEELLPRQSPSCFLVADEGAARTVAVARRGDAREGVLSVIAVAAVEKSKFYRFDKEGNRWKERTDGTVKFPKNKGAITKRMTAIEEMAGMDVLCIDKTGTLTLNKLTVDKNLIEVFADGINQDMVVLMAARASRLENQDAIDCAIVSTLADPKEVISLQLLRKQEAVLEWALTCILLRRC is encoded by the exons TCGATCGAGCTCACAACAGCGCCGCAGCCCCACTCCCCCTTTTCCCCTCTCCGGCGCACACAACACAATACTCACACGCACCACCTCACCCACGCGGAAGAGGAGAGCTCTAGGAAGGAGACGCCGCCTTGCTGCCAGCTCCGTCGAAGACCAGCCCGCCGCCGCTGTCGAGTCAAACccgagagagagagtgtgtgcaACGATGAGAGAGGAGGAGCCGTCACCAAACGCGTCGCCGCCGCCGAGGAGGGGAAAGAGGAGCTGCTCCCTCGCCAGTCACCGTCGTGCTTCCTGGTTGCCGATGAGGGAGCTGCGAGAACCGTTGCCGTCGCAAGAAGGGGGGACGCGCGAGAAGGAGTCCTCAGTGTGATCGCTGTCGCAGCTGTTGA GAAATCGAAGTTTTACAGATTCGACAAGGAAGGGAACCGGTGGAAGGAGAGAACCGATGGTACCGTCAAGTTCCCGAAGAACAAG GGTGCTATAACAAAGAGAATGACTGCAATTGAAGAAATGGCTGGAATGGATGTCCTATGCATTGATAAAACAGGCACATTAACTCTCAACAAGCTTACAGTGGACAAGAATCTAATTGAG GTCTTTGCTGATGGAATTAATCAGGACATGGTTGTACTTATGGCTGCAAGGGCATCAAGGCTAGAGAACCAAGATGCAATTGATTGTGCAATTGTATCTACGTTAGCAGACCCAAAGGAG GTGATCAGCTTGCAATTACTAAGGAAACAGGAAGCTGTCTTGGAATGGGCTCTAACATGTATCCTTCTTCGTCGCTGCTAG